The region AAGTAAGGTACTGGCATGGGAGTAAGTGCAGAGGTATCCACCGACACCCCGGCCGCGTCCAAGCCCGCGGCCGTCTCCAGGCCCGCGGCCGTCTCCAAGTACGACACGGGCGAGGCGATGTGCCCGTACCGCCTCGTCCTGGAGCACGTCACCAGCCGCTGGGGTGTGCTCGTACTGATCGAGCTCCTCGACCGTCCCTACCGCTTCAGCGAGCTGCGCCGGGCGATCGGCCGGGTCAGCGAGAAGATGCTCACCCAGACCCTCCAGACGCTGGAGCGCGACGGTCTTGTCCACCGTGACGCGAAGCCCGTGATCCCGCCCCGCGTCGACTACTCGCTCACCGAACTGGGCCGCGAGGCCGCCGAGCAGGTGCGCGCGCTGGCCGTCTGGACCAAGGACCGGATGGACGACGTCGAGAAGTCCCGCC is a window of Streptomyces sp. NBC_00271 DNA encoding:
- a CDS encoding winged helix-turn-helix transcriptional regulator; this translates as MCPYRLVLEHVTSRWGVLVLIELLDRPYRFSELRRAIGRVSEKMLTQTLQTLERDGLVHRDAKPVIPPRVDYSLTELGREAAEQVRALAVWTKDRMDDVEKSRHAYDEARVSATRAPGTS